AATGACAAATCAGATGGAATGACTTAGAATTTAAACTTTAATAGTTTAATGGGTAAAAACATGCTATTAATAGTTAAATGAGCAAAACTCGATTGTTCGAAAAGTTGAATGGTCAAAACTTGACTATTCGAAAAGTTTAATGGTTATAAGGATAATTTGCTCTAAGATATAAGCCATGGTTGATTTGTCGGTGGCAAAAGGCACGCATTCCACGTTTTGTGGTAAAAGGAGGTATGGTAAATATTCTTAGAACTATTGCCGTAAATCTGAAATCACCTATAAAAGGGGCCATCTTTGGGCAACCAATTTCACCCCCAAATAAATCTGCAAAAATAgctgagaaaaagaaaaaaaaaatggctgcCTGTTTACGACCACTGTTCTTAGCATTAATATCCCTGCTGATGATATCTTCATTGACCAGGTCCTCAGAAGGCGCTGGAATCGCAGTCTACTGGGGCCAAAATGGCAATGAAGGAAGCCTGGAAGAGGCCTGCCGTAGTGGCAACTATGACTATGTAAATATTGCCTTTCTGGTATCCTTTGGCAGTGGCCAAACACCGGAACTGAACTTAGCTGGCCACTGTATCCCGAGCCCATGCACCTTCCTGAGTTCTCAGATAGAGGTTTGCCAGAGCCTGGGCATCAAAGTGCTCCTTTCTCTTGGTGGAGGTGGTGCCGGGGCAGGGAGAGGGCCAATCCTGGCTTCTCCCGAGGATGCTCGCGATGTTGCAGCCTACCTCTGGAACAATTACTTGGGCGGTCAATCAGACTCTCGCCCACTTGGTGCTGCTGTTTTAGATGGTATAGACTTTGACATCGAATATGGGTCGAACCTGTACTGGGATGATCTCGCCCGGGCACTCTCGGGATACAGCACAGCAGAGAGAAAGGTGTACTTATCCGCAGCACCACAATGCTTCTTTCCTGACTATTATCTTGATGCTGCTATCAGAACTGGCCTCTTTGATTTCGTCTGGGTGCAGTTTTACAACAATCCGCCTTGTCAGTATAGTACAACAACAGGCAACGCCGATAACCTCTTGAACAGTTGGAGTAATCAATGGTCTCCCTATCCAGGCGTTAATAAATTATTCCTGGGATTACCTGCAGCCCAAGCGGCCGCACCTAGTGGCGGTTACATCCCACCTGAAGTGCTAATTAGTCAGATTCTTCCCGTTGTGCAGAGCTATCCCAACTATGGAGGGGTCATGCTTTGGAGCACATTCTATGACCAAAACTACAGTCGAGCAATCAGGCCTTATGTTAACGGCGATCCTCTGACTTATACAACCAAGTCCGTGAAAAAATCCCATGCTGTCGCATGAGTTCCTCTCATTATCTACTGAGAGATGAAATGTAGTCCTGGCTGCTTACGCCAGAGATCAATCTACTAATGTGGCTATGAGTTCCCAAATCGAATAAAATGTTAAGTAAATTTCTTCCCATTTTAATTGTGCTCTCTCTCGAATGAAGGGGTACAAGATCTAGTTTGGAGAACCATTTGCACCTTCTTTTTCTTACAACTTCTTCtagataataattttttgaaaatattcaaACCACattgaaattgaaaaagaaaatttaaatttgcaATTGAAGTTTGAGGAACAATATTTCAGTATTTCCCCTCATATTTCAGTGCATTACATGGCTAACAACCTCAGATTATATGCAAATAAAATCTTGCACTTGCATGCTCATCACAATTTTGTAGCCTACAGAGAAGTTTACACATGGATGTCTAAGTGTCACATAAGCTTGTGCGAAGAGCAAACTTTGTGTAATATTGAAGCATGGAACAAGATTTCAATCTCACACATAACCTCTAAAATCACATACAACTAgaatttttgcttcttttttttccccggATGGTATTAAAAGGTGAACAAATTGTCTGCCTCACTATCTCTTCCGGTCAGTGCAAGTCACTTTGAGACTTGTGACAATTTCACTAACCTCCCATCAAATCTGAAAAACAACGATTACCTCCCCGCTTCTTAGATTTGGTCTAATGATTTCAGGGTATTTGGTATACGTTGCCTTCTCATGACCCACAACAAAGGGATAACAATCGAAGGGCTTTcgtttttattaattttttttggagtACAAATTAATTTCTCATTAGCATGTTATGAAGCATATGACATTCTTGTTCGCAACAATTTCTTTCTACGAAAAAATAACAGAgagaaggggggaaaaaaaggcCTCAACTGCTGAACATTTAAAATGGAAACTCATGTCCATCCATAAATTATTACAAGCTTGGTATCTTAAAGAGAGGGGTCCTCGGGTTTATATTATTTAACCAAAACTGGTTAAAGTAATAGGGTTGGCTTGATTAAAATTATGTTTATCATAATTGGGTCATTTCTTAAAATATTGGCCTTAACAAAGATGAtccatttcttgaaatttgCGTTCTAGTAAAGCCATTGTTGGGCAGATGATGAATAAGACTCTGTTTTTTGGGCTGAATGAAACGGATGATgctccaatttttttttggggggggggggggaatagGCCTTGCATCATGAAATCAGTTTATTGTTTAGCCACCAAATAAATATATTGAATAATTCGGATTTTATAACTCATTATAAGTAATAGTGTCTTAATTTTATCTACAATGGTCTTTCACTTAACTAGTTGACTTAGAACACTTATGATGACCTCTTACCTTGTCtctaaaatttgtgaaattggGCTCACAAAGAAGATACTAAAGAATAATAGCGTTCATTGGGAGCCGAGTACAATTATTTCAAAACAGCGTGCATTACATTCACAAATCTGTCAAACTTTATCTTCCAATGCCCACTAAACTACTGGTATCCAAGTCCAAGATTGCTCCAAAATTCTAACCCAATCAAACATTGTTCcctttttcacaaaatttcagTTTAGTCCAAATGGATTCTACACTATGGTGCAACCACACAATACAAAGGAAAGTTAAGGGAAAGCTTATAATCGAGTGCATGGTACGGTCTTAAGACTTCAGCCCACACAAACTCTTATGTTATGTCATATGTAAAGGAAAATAACTCAAATTTTAGGCTCTGAATCATATGTGAGTAGGCCTGCTTTTCTTTTAgtgctttagttttttttttttgttgttaaatTATGGAAATTACCACCTACTCAATATGGTCTTTTCTAGAGCAATTCATGGTAATTATGGAGTTTGAAACTACCAAAAATTAGTACTGCTAAATCTATGTTTCATAACCCTAAAATACACCAAAGTCCAGACGTATTACTAGGGGACTTTATATGCAAAATTTATATAAACAAAATAAGATCTTAAAATGAAGTACTTCATAGGTATGATAAAGTCTTACTTGTTTCTATTGAGACAATTAAGCTGCGAAGTCTTTCACAACAAATCTCTTTGAGGATCAGTTTCCCTCTCCTCACCATATCTCCTTACCTACTAACCTTCGCACGTTTTACCTTCTGTCCCAAGCCCGCTTCCCTCACACTCTCTTTTAGGAGAATAAAATTGTTTGAGAGCGAAAGCTCCCATATATCTCGTACTAATCAAAAGCCAGTGCTGTTCAAATGTGTTTACTCTCACCATCTTCCACAAGAAATGCGTATTAATACCAATCACATGAATAATATGAATGTGAGAATGAACTCCTAATATCATCACAAGTATTGGTGGTAGTTCGGCTGGATCGAGTATAACAGTAATACTTGTGGTAGTTGGGTTGGGGCAGGAAATATGCATAGTAGCTTTTGGTAGATGACAAATATAGCACCTTTACCATTGTTATTATCATAGTACATTTATTATTTTTCCTCTCTATTCgatatttgttaattgttatacaCTTAAACATAGATAGCAAGTGAGAAAGGGTCAGGCTAGTTTTAAATAACGTGAATAATGTGATTTACATTCACTTAATCACTCATCCCACAACTCCTACTTTACTTCCTATTTTGGTGGTAATGTTCCCCAAACATTACTTATTGAGTAATAGATAAAATTTAATCATGGCAagagcatttttttttggacaTGATAAATCTACTCTAATCTATACTATGGGGAGGGGGTGATCCAACGGGCTCAAGGGGAGGATCCGAGGGGACTGAACTTGGGTGCCTACTAGTGTGAATAAGTTAGAAAATATTTCTCAACACCCACTACCCTTAGTGGCTAGTAGTTGAGGCAAGGTCAAGTTAGTATTTCACCAAGAATTTGATTTCTAACTACCAAGTTAATAACTAAACAATGTTTGTGTTTGGATTACACATTATTTCCACCTTATTTATACACACTGGCTTGCTTATATCaccaacacatttttcaatcacctttttatctcacatacatcgcatcaaaaaagtgttacagtattttttcacaaaattatctcaaataatttactatccaaaTTGCTTATGATAAAATATTCCATCTTCaccaattttttttagaaagGGTTTTTCTTTGCCTTATGACCAGAAGAAAAGAGCTCCAACCTGTTCTACCAGTATGGAGCCAACCCCTTCGTTTCGGCATGTCCCTAACTTAACTAGATTGACCGGGACACAAAGAGTTTACACTAGGGCTTTTAGTTCACATGTTCTCTTTGCAATCATAGCCTTCTTGTCTCCATCGGTTCCTTAGAAGTAGTCTTATTGATTTACTAGAAATACATCCACTCAGGAAAGCCCGACTAATCGCGGCAGGAGCCATACTTAAAAGTAGCCGTACTTAAAAGTAGCCGGTGGAGTTTCTATGATCATATACGTAATTATGGAGTATTGAGTTATGAGCTTGAGTTCTTATGTAGCTAGATATGTAACTTAGCCCCCGATGATTGAGGGAACTCCAATTATTAAACGACGAGTGAAGGGACTATCGGGTGATAGGCCCAAACGGTAGTCTTAATCTCCTCTTAAAGTCTATTTAAGAGTCCTTGAATGCACAACACTCCTATAAATCATATAATCTATTCCTTATATCTTTTACAGCTGCATAAGGAAGTCTTTAGTCTCCCCCCGAGGGGGATtaaggggggggggggtaatGGTCCAATCTTGTCTTTACATTAGagctttttttgtttttctcttttttaaagTATACCACATTAGAGAAAGAGAAAACTCCCTCTAAAGGGCTTCTTTCTTGTAGGAGGAAATTCTTAaattattatgaaaaaaaaaagtttttctacaACAGAGGCTATTTATGAGGTGATTTCTAAAATTAGGTGgttcgcatttgctgaatgcgaacTAACTTAGctcgcattcagcaaatgcgagctAACAAAAAGCCAggtagcattttttttaaaaaatagacCTCGCATTTCTCAAATGCGAGGTCCTTTGTCTGTCGGTGAAACATGAAAACCCAGCTCCTTCAACCTCAGTCCTCTCTTTGACTCATTTAACCAAAAAACgcaaagaaacaacaaaattgGGAAATACAAATTGAAGAGAAATTGCATCCCAAACCCGTCATTGAAATCCTCGGAAGTAGCAGCATTCATCAAGAGTGCAGCCGTTGGAGGGAGGGAGTCCAACTCTGGTCATTTTGGAAGCTCTCGCCAGAAAGTTGAAGCCCCGGAAAGCTGCAAAATGGAGACCGGAAAATGTTGAAGCTACAGCCAGCTTTCAGTGAATAAGTTAAGCTTTCTGATGCTATTGTCCAGTGACGGAAGAAGATGCTGAACAGATACGATTGTCCAGGTAGCATTTAACAGATGCGAAGTAAGTGACCTCGCATTTTTGAAATGCGAGGtctggttttcttttttcttttttttttggattctgTGGGTCGAAAATTCAAGGGGacttcgcattcagcaaatACGAACTCCTGAGCTCGCATTTGTTGAATGCGAAGATCCCTTGGACGGAATTGTATACTCAAAATAACCcctttgtagaaattttttaaaattcatcataattttagaaatttctcttTCTTGCAGGATCCTATAAGTCTCATACTAATCCCTTATAGCTGTAAGCTATTAGCTCCCCTCTCCCTTTACTGGGCAGATTATCACTAGCCGCTGGGCGAGGGCCTCACTCTGCTAGTTTTCCACCTAGTAGGGTATGGAGCTCTATTCCTCAGATTCAGTCTCCAAGGCCGCTACGAAGCTCTAGGAGGGCTTTCTAGTGTATGCCTTGACTATTTGAACCTCataaaacacaagaaacaacAAGAAGCAAGCGAAAGAAGGAATCCTTGGGTAAGAATTCCGATTGAAGCAATAAGGAAAGTGCGGCTTTTGTTCACCTATCATTCTCCGATGCAACCAAGCAACTCCCTTAGAATATCTTCCCTTCGAACAGCGCGACCCGCCTATTCAACTAGAATATGAATTACTCTTGCCGTTGTTGCTCTTCTTGCCCCTTTAGTGAGTGATCCTTAGATGAGGAGCACGAACGACCCTTAAGAGTGCATTAGGACTTAGGAGGTCTTGTTGCCTGTGCTCAAGACATCTTTTAACACACCTACATTCGAACCAACCTGCTATGTATACACACACTAGTAATTACTATTTTTTCCTACATTTATacacttttcctaattaatctATTTGCATTAATAATcttttcctaattaatcttatatttttaaaaatctaaCACGTGAAATACATCTTAACAAATATCTTATATATACCCATTAGATAGAccattttagaaaaatatctTTGTTAGAAAATATTGGCGGGTTTCAAACCAACTATCTAATGTATCCTTAATTTATTCTAATTGATCCTTCATGATGATATATATAAacaccaccccccccccccccccccttctccCGGGTTCCTCCTCAAAGTCAAGGCAGTTGCGAAGAAACCATTTTGAGTTTGTCAAGAAGATCATTGAAACGGTTGGGAGGAGGAGGTTTGGCGAAGATATCTGCAAGTTGATCCATAGAAGATACAGAGTGGATGATCTCGCCGGGGCACTTTACGGGATATAGCACAGCAGATCTAGAGAAAGGTTTACTCATCTGCAGCACCACAATGTTTTCTTCTTGACTATTATCTTGACGCTGCTATCAGAACTGGCCTCTTTCATTATGTGTGGGTACAATTTTACAACAATCCGCCTTGTCAATGTAGTGCTGGCAATACCAATAACTTCTTCGACAGTTGGAATCCAGGGGCTTCATATACAGGCGTTAATACATTATTCCTGGGATTACCTGCAGCCCCTGAGGCAGCACCTAGTGGCAGCTACATCACACCTCAAGAGCTAATTGATCAAGTTCTTCCCTTTGTCGAGAGCTATTCCAACCACAGAGAGCTCATGCTTTGGAGCAAATACTTTGAAGCTAATTGCAATGAAATAATCAGGCCTTATGTTAACTCTGATGTCCTGGTTCATGGCAAAAAGTCCACGATAAAGTCCCATGCTGTCGAATAATTGAGTTACTCTCATTAACACTTGATGGATGAAATGCAGTCCTGGTTGTTTTTGCCAAATAGATAAATAATGGGTAATAAGTTCCCCAGCTATGGAGGCGTCAGATACTGGGATGTGTCTATTACAGTCCAGCAATCGAGCCTTATGTTAAACCATGAAAACTCTGACCAGTGATAACAAGGCCATGAGAGTCTTCTGCCACTGAATAAGTTCCTCTGATCACTATTTCATGAGAGATGAAATGTAATCCTGGTTGTTTATGCTAGAGATAGATCTGATAAATAAATAACGGGTTATGATCCCCAAGTTTAATTGCGTATTCTCTTGATTTAACGGTTAGAAAATCCGCAAAAATCACAAATTACTGAATACTAGTTTGGACAACCAGTTGCACCTCCATTTTGCAATATATATCTCTTAAAATTGGGAAGTAATTACATTTTCGGTTTGCAACTCCATTAAAATTTGACCAAACGAACCTGTGGTTTGATCAAATTATCCCCTTATGAGTGATGGCTTTCAAAACCAACTAACGGAAGTGGAGAAATGTTAGAACTACCATCTACAGAAGATTACATTTATCTCCCTTGAAATTTatctaaatttaaaaaaaaggtcATTAAAATGTGAACCGAATGcaatttaacccttaaaatagCCAACtgtttataaaaataaaaatccattaatattatcaaaaaaataaaacccaAATTAAGATAAAATGATCAATTACTATCTTCCAAGAActgaaaaatgaaaggaaaaaaattgagaaaatgtCTTTCTTTCTCGTCTTTATCTACATATGGCTTATTTTAGCCACTAaaaaacactctctctccttttaacaattatgcatttcatttgcatATCCAATTAGGAAGATACTAATATTAAGTTTAAATAAAACTCTCGTTAAGCCAGAAAACCTTCGCTTGGCCCATTCGATAATAAATTCTTGTCCTTTATTCCAGTCAAGTGTCTTTGTTAgattttcacttttgattttcaATTTGGTGTCTTTACGaaagaaaaatcctaaatttTCATGCTTAGAGATGTATGCAAATTTAACagtttattttatgttttaggAAACAAAGTTTTATTATTTGCGCATGGAAGTCAAAAAGGATATTTGATATCAATTATGTAATAGTGGTGGTCAAGGAAACTGCATCGACTAAAACACTTTTGTTAGTGATGCCACGTGATTAGAGTTTCAATTACACTAATTTTAAGATGAAAGAATCATTGGAAAAATAACTAGTCATTAATGGGTATTTTTATAAACTCAAAAATTCTGATGTGATTAAGTATTAGCAAATATTTCTTTAATAAATGTTTGACAGAATTGCAGTTTTGGTCTCTAATGTTTGGTGTGTGTACCAAATTAGTCCTCAATGTTTTAGCTAAAACAAATCTAGTCCCAAAAATTTGTGATTTTCGGTAGAATTAGGACAATAAATGGAAATGAAACAATGGCTAACAGTCAATATCAAATTACTGTTAGTCAACAACTTTAACCTTTTGATTCCCaatgttttgattttgaatcattatatttttctaattttttaaatattggTATTAAGGGTTTTGGCATGAATTGAGATGCAAATTAGAATGAAATAGTATTAAAtaagtaataataattttaattaaaaatatattacttcttttttaatatttatttcatttattcatgctaataattatatataattgtttataataattatatataattgtTTGTCGCTTGAATAATTAATTTATAatgagttttattatttttatttctaataacaattaaacaaatttattaaatattcctttaaaacacaagaaatatattttttgtaaaataAGTTGAtcttttttggcattttaatagGTTATCAATTGAGTTTGAAATAAA
Above is a genomic segment from Coffea eugenioides isolate CCC68of chromosome 5, Ceug_1.0, whole genome shotgun sequence containing:
- the LOC113770535 gene encoding acidic endochitinase-like, whose amino-acid sequence is MAACLRPLFLALISLLMISSLTRSSEGAGIAVYWGQNGNEGSLEEACRSGNYDYVNIAFLVSFGSGQTPELNLAGHCIPSPCTFLSSQIEVCQSLGIKVLLSLGGGGAGAGRGPILASPEDARDVAAYLWNNYLGGQSDSRPLGAAVLDGIDFDIEYGSNLYWDDLARALSGYSTAERKVYLSAAPQCFFPDYYLDAAIRTGLFDFVWVQFYNNPPCQYSTTTGNADNLLNSWSNQWSPYPGVNKLFLGLPAAQAAAPSGGYIPPEVLISQILPVVQSYPNYGGVMLWSTFYDQNYSRAIRPYVNGDPLTYTTKSVKKSHAVA